The Strix aluco isolate bStrAlu1 chromosome 1, bStrAlu1.hap1, whole genome shotgun sequence genome has a window encoding:
- the VPS4B gene encoding vacuolar protein sorting-associated protein 4B: protein MAGTTSNLQKAIDLASKAAQEDKAGNYEEAFRLYQHAVQYFLHVVKYEAQGDKAKQSIRTKCTEYLDRAEKLKEYLKKREKTAPKPVKESGPTDGKGNDSDGEGESEDPEKKKLQNQLQGAIVMERPNVKWSDVAGLEGAKEALKEAVILPIKFPHLFTGKRTPWRGILLFGPPGTGKSYLAKAVATEANNSTFFSVSSSDLVSKWLGESEKLVKNLFQLARENKPSIIFIDEIDSLCGSRSENESEAARRIKTEFLVQMQGVGVDNEGILVLGATNIPWVLDSAIRRRFEKRIYIPLPEDHARAAMFKLHLGSTPNLLTESDYRELGKRTDGYSGADISIIVRDALMQPVRKVQSATHFKKVKGPSVSNPNTMVDLFTPCSPGDPEAIEMTWMEVPGDKLLEPQVCMSDMLRSLASTKPTVNEQDLEKLKKFTEDFGQEG, encoded by the exons ATGGCGGGCACCACCAGCAACCTGCAG AAAGCAATAGACCTTGCTAGCAAGGCAGCGCAAGAAGATAAAGCAGGAAACTATGAGGAAGCCTTCCGCTTGTACCAACACGCTGTGCAGTATTTTCTCCATGTTGTTAAAT ATGAAGCACAGGGTGATAAAGCAAAACAGAGCATTAGAACGAAATGTACAGAATACTTGGACAGagcagaaaagctgaaagaatatctgaaaaagagagaaaaaactgcACCAAAACCAGTTAAAGAGTCTGGTCCTACTGATGGAAAAGG GAATGACAGTGATGGGGAAGGGGAGTCAGAGgatcctgaaaaaaagaaactacagAATCAACTTCAAG GAGCAATTGTTATGGAGCGACCAAATGTCAAATGGAGTGATGTTGCTGGCCTCGAAGGTGCCAAAGAAGCACTTAAAGAAGCAGTGATCTTGCCCATTAAATTTCCGCACCTGTTTACAG GAAAGAGAACACCCTGGAGAGGGATTCTCCTGTTTGGACCACCAGGAACAGGAAAGTCTTATTTAGCAAAAGCTGTGGCGACAGAAGCCAACAACTCTACGTTCTTCTCAGTATCTTCCTCTGACCTTGTCTCAAAGTGGTTAGGTGAAAGTGAAAA attAGTGAAAAACTTGTTCCAGCTTGCCAGAGAAAACAAACCTTCTATTATCTTCATTGATGAGATAGATTCCCTCTGTGGGTCaagaagtgaaaatgaaagtgaggCTGCTAGACGGATAAAAACAGAATTTCTAGTCCAGATGCAAG GAGTTGGTGTTGACAATGAAGGAATCTTGGTATTAGGAGCAACAAACATACCCTGGGTTTTGGATTCTGCTATCAGGAGAAG gttTGAGAAGCGTATTTATATTCCTTTACCTGAAGACCATGCCAGGGCTGCAATGTTCAAACTTCATCTTGGGTCAACTCCAAATCTCCTAACAGAATCAGATTATCGAGAGCTTGGAAAGAGAACTGATGGCTATTCTGGTGCAGATATAAGCATCATTGTACGTGATGCACTGATGCAGCCTGTTAGAAAAGTGCAATCAGCTACTCACTTTAAAAAA gtAAAAGGACCATCAGTGTCTAATCCAAATACGATGGTAGATTTGTTCACCCCTTGCTCTCCAGGTGATCCTGAAGCCATAGAAATGACATGGATGGAGGTTCCAGGTGATAAATTACTGGAGCCTCAAGTTTGCATG tCCGATATGCTCAGGTCGCTAGCTAGCACAAAACCAACAGTTAATGAACAGGACCTGGAGAAGTTAAAGAAGTTTACAGAAGACTTCGGTCAGGAAGGCTAA